Proteins encoded in a region of the Trypanosoma brucei gambiense DAL972 chromosome 11, complete sequence genome:
- a CDS encoding phosphatase, putative, with the protein MSRDPPGEGGESSPVCADMSIDKFSILTPEKQTFKKKDQSKVDGFLDRMRQRIHCTFCGGAKCKHENWESLKEKRYKTAIEGLISSWVGDDVIASQRPSTSLFRKYSLIEQFREKRITGVLNLQEKGEHASCGPDGIYASTGYSYSGEQDLMRHQISYYEFPWPDMTAPKQDIVLRSVQVMDSHVKKSGKVLVHCHAGLGRTGLMIACYLLYAQKMPSADVIELVRQMRPGAIQTSRQVKFIHDFESHLWRLSHTFRVEVSESALDIDLFLKKQRLLLHGDHADSYRFIPMTIHLILCQLLNLTKANPSNSELSVKSLGSGRLPEGSALNDVRRSINRRTFDATSVNDVKLLSYLVWDWFKSLSFPVLTPDEASAIVAYMRQPPGERIALPTFIRTTLRLSVVQTLGMVLSAYHIICLNIKESLKVRALRCLTDSFTTVRDGVTVRGEPGTFGLLYEFFVDWARLDQGGCFDLGGAGYQDHTISGIAEESADVL; encoded by the coding sequence ATGTCGCGCGATCCGCCAGGGGAAGGGGGTGAGTCGTCGCCCGTCTGTGCCGACATGAGTATAGATAAGTTTTCTATTCTAACTCCAGAGAAGCAAACCTTCAAGAAGAAAGACCAATCCAAAGTGGACGGCTTTCTTGACAGGATGCGCCAAAGGATTCATTGCACCTTTTGTGGTGGCGCGAAGTGCAAGCACGAGAATTGGGAATCCTTGAAGGAGAAGCGATACAAGACGGCAATCGAGGGACTGATATCAAGTTGGGTGGGAGACGATGTAATTGCAAGCCAAAGGCCGTCAACATCTCTCTTCAGAAAGTATTCGCTTATTGAGCAGTTTCGAGAAAAACGAATCACCGGTGTGTTAAATTTGCAGGAGAAAGGTGAACACGCGAGTTGCGGTCCCGACGGTATCTACGCATCGACAGGATATAGCTACAGCGGTGAGCAAGACCTTATGAGGCACCAGATTAGTTACTACGAATTCCCTTGGCCTGATATGACGGCCCCGAAACAGGACATTGTACTACGTAGTGTCCAAGTAATGGATTCTCATGTTAAGAAATCGGGGAAGGTGCTGGTCCATTGCCACGCCGGTTTGGGTCGCACCGGTCTGATGATAGCTTGCTATCTGCTTTATGCACAGAAGATGCCAAGCGCGGATGTAATCGAACTCGTACGGCAAATGCGGCCGGGTGCGATACAAACGTCGAGGCAGGTGAAATTTATACACGACTTTGAGTCGCACCTGTGGAGGCTCTCACACACGTTTCGTGTTGAGGTATCTGAATCCGCTTTAGATATTGATTTGTTCTTGAAAAAGCAGCGGCTGCTCCTGCATGGAGACCATGCAGATTCTTATCGTTTTATCCCGATGACAATCCACCTTATTTTGTGTCAGTTGTTAAACCTCACAAAGGCGAATCCTTCTAACTCGGAGCTGTCCGTTAAATCTCTTGGCTCTGGCAGACTACCGGAAGGATCAGCATTAAATGACGTACGACGCTCCATCAACCGACGTACTTTTGATGCAACATCGGTGAATGATGTCAAGCTTCTTAGTTACTTAGTGTGGGATTGGTTCAAGTCCCTCTCATTCCCGGTCTTAACACCTGATGAAGCTTCCGCAATCGTTGCCTACATGCGCCAACCACCCGGGGAGCGGATCGCACTGCCAACGTTTATAAGGACAACCTTGAGGTTGTCCGTTGTTCAGACACTCGGGATGGTCTTGTCAGCATATCACATCATTTGTCTTAACATAAAGGAATCTCTGAAAGTGAGGGCACTACGATGCCTCACGGACTCATTCACCACCGTGCGTGATGGTGTCACAGTAAGAGGAGAGCCAGGAACGTTTGGACTTCTTTATGAATTCTTTGTAGACTGGGCTAGGTTGGATCAAGGTGGGTGCTTTGATCTTGGCGGAGCTGGCTACCAAGACCATACAATTAGTGGGATCGCGGAAGAGTCTGCAGATGTGCTCTGA
- a CDS encoding U6 snRNA-associated Sm-like protein LSm4p, with amino-acid sequence MSVRKSITPLDVLRNCRAKVVSVELAGGETINGTVVRVDRAMNMVLKQCIRTSADGEAFWRSRESLIRGASVRNVRMDERAVIIADAQLREVTSKSKNKNRAKAKSNDKQQGERKATLSGEKRNRGK; translated from the coding sequence ATGAGTGTTAGGAAGTCTATAACGCCGTTGGATGTTCTTCGCAACTGTCGTGCCAAAGTAGTTTCTGTTGAGCTGGCGGGCGGTGAAACCATCAATGGCACGGTTGTGCGCGTGGACCGGGCGATGAATATGGTTTTGAAGCAGTGCATTCGGACATCAGCTGATGGTGAAGCGTTTTGGCGCTCACGTGAGTCCCTCATCCGCGGTGCGAGTGTTAGAAACGTTCGTATGGATGAACGGGCTGTGATAATTGCGGATGCTCAGCTTCGTGAAGTCACAAGCAAGAGCAAGAACAAGAACAGGGCCAAGGCTAAGAGCAACGATAAGCagcagggggaaaggaaagctACGTTGAGCGGTGAAAAGCGTAACCGCGGGAAGTAA
- a CDS encoding PAN3: MDSKGRGSKANALGCANVVGTAANAVTNNNGSNSNQHPYARRHVNNSGGAFVNAFLASPTSLHNTPQPVDPYRQALSNPFPSAPYTTVGHLFMSSAVRNARPNVSFRSRSPARNTTVVTSPKFAHYTTIYNIENEASPSSMNPKVRTQVYQTTTRMAGTSMALRRLVKMSTTAEECAAVSELFRQYRHPNLVPLTNVLVTDEFVMGSADVIMEYKFITGAKSLNEAFINEGKATEGLLWSFACQMVSLMRAFHETSTPLRGLHWTKILFVPVSSRFYFSGVGFMDVMEPKGSAHQSAALMKHDIQSLGLLLLQLSTGNSNAKPEDFTAQPAKGYSGIFWLLVKACIDGTADVVTLCRALGERMSMEVAHQEGHADRLISQCGKEAHNGRIMRLMIKLNFVLESLHDFPEHSAEANNRYALRLFSQYVFNQVDERHRTRLDWGHVFHSLNKLDCGSEELVQLIGNDESNTILVISYRDLRDTLERAFEQLQPPPNEGDVQPFTVTVGTTSATL, from the coding sequence ATGGATTCAAAGGGACGCGGTTCCAAGGCCAACGCACTTGGGTGCGCGAACGTTGTGGGCACCGCAGCAAATGCGGTCACCAACAATAACGGCAGTAACAGCAACCAACACCCTTATGCCCGACGTCATGTGAACAACAGCGGGGGTGCCTTTGTGAATGCCTTTCTTGCCTCCCCCACTTCTTTGCATAACACCCCGCAGCCCGTTGATCCCTATCGCCAGGCACTATCTAATCCATTTCCGTCGGCACCTTACACAACTGTGGGGCATTTATTCATGAGTAGTGCCGTCAGGAATGCTCGGCCTAATGTATCCTTTCGGTCACGCTCTCCAGCTCGGAACACCACTGTTGTTACGAGCCCCAAGTTCGCTCACTACACCACCATATACAACATCGAGAACGAGGCGAGCCCCAGCAGCATGAACCCTAAGGTAAGAACGCAGGTTTATCAGACAACAACGAGAATGGCGGGGACTAGCATGGCCCTCAGGCGTCTCGTTAAGATGTCTACCACCGCGGAGGAATGCGCTGCTGTCAGCGAGTTGTTTCGGCAATATCGTCATCCTAATTTAGTTCCTCTGACCAATGTCTTGGTAACAGACGAATTTGTAATGGGAAGTGCCGACGTCATCATGGAGTATAAGTTCATAACAGGTGCGAAAAGTTTGAATGAGGCTTTCATCAACGAGGGGAAGGCAACGGAGGGACTTTTATGGTCCTTTGCTTGTCAGATGGTTAGCCTCATGCGTGCGTTTCACGAGACGTCTACACCACTGCGCGGTCTCCACTGGACAAAGATACTTTTTGTTCCGGTATCTTCCCGATTTTACTTCAGTGGTGTAGGGTTTATGGATGTCATGGAGCCGAAGGGATCTGCGCACCAGTCGGCGGCGTTAATGAAGCATGATATTCAGTCTCTGGGGTTGCTCCTTCTCCAACTTTCTACGGGGAATAGCAACGCCAAGCCTGAAGACTTTACCGCTCAACCTGCGAAGGGCTACTCAGGCATCTTTTGGTTGCTCGTAAAGGCATGCATAGACGGCACCGCAGATGTGGTAACTTTGTGCCGTGCTTTGGGGGAACGAATGTCGATGGAGGTTGCACATCAAGAGGGGCATGCAGATCGCTTGATTTCGCAGTGCGGAAAGGAAGCTCACAATGGTCGGATCATGCGGCTGATGATCAAACTCAATTTCGTGCTTGAGTCCCTCCATGACTTTCCCGAACACAGCGCGGAAGCCAACAATCGTTATGCGCTTCGCCTCTTCAGTCAATACGTGTTCAACCAAGTTGACGAGCGACATCGGACGCGTTTGGATTGGGGGCATGTATTTCATTCTTTAAATAAGCTTGACTGTGGATCTGAGGAGTTGGTGCAATTAATTGGAAATGACGAAAGTAACACAATCCTAGTCATTTCGTACCGTGATCTGAGAGACACACTCGAAAGAGCCTTTGAACAACTTCAGCCCCCTCCGAACGAGGGGGACGTGCAACCCTTCACAGTTACGGTGGGAACGACATCGGCAACGTTGTAA
- a CDS encoding kinesin, putative, protein MGSSVTVCCLVEVSICSVGSFRSGFNMSKKHQGAENIRVVIRCRNLLGFETERGDKALVRLDLATNQVIVQHPIGDADVFAFDAVYNNTYTQRDLFLQEVQPLVEAVLQGYNATVFAYGQSGSGKTHTMTGKLNDQEMWGMMPQVVNHLFNEIKKLTSATRTYKVKVSYIELYNGKSRDLLSAKQGNLEIKQNMAKNFYVKGAEMPEVTNFGEALRWFNAGTDRRQTASTDLNDNSSRSHSLFTLQVEQFDFEQDPSAPIVLTSKINLVDLAGSEKLSKTNATGETAKEGCNINLSLSALATVIDTIVKGGKHIPYRGSPLTMLLKDSLGGNAKTVMFANIGPSDKNISETISTLRFALRAKEIENKPIKNLDPKDARIQDLLDQIADLKSRMGDVDLNKEDQLKQRIEELEIENADLRGGSDKNNLELEENCRNLQAQLEKVNEALVEKQKEVAKEVDARAMVEWNLQNETSHVQDLRSVAINFIRRVCSESQLKDIRAKMPQDGSYNVKDETWDVKEIRFCLDEFTAMYESMRTSSYTREDLEQYAQKAAVSLQEQAQRQLHEAVRSRDELARQRQEDSAKRAAESELLSQLKVEVNSLKDENAKLRDKIERDQERIKAKVAKSKEEYKTVAEQLERTKSVVTEKERDIERLKKMLEESGSSTPGNTQSAWATSEERANLLRMLEEEKNARKDLESCVRETNVSLRRYGVCISQSKAPATSEGESAAENAEAFILQAASEEPIDGDLYSQFQQQIRVMQRLTQLRHQQQKKLGDMVKKYELLKTGKVTSNHVAPPGAAAQGGGVDETTAQQIKELLRKKDDEIERITQEKEKTCDKIVKKLNKSEMKIRELETALEEERAQFTEERQVLDSENQELQKFNQQLSVEVEMLRAQLNVVKEEMSSLERAKAAELERWKEEEEDYNTRINEMRSSMSAYDELQKSYDRLQQQLQHAEAALKEKTDNLENNRQIIKWSNSLLSAEKEKVEQMEMMMKRQEEEMRRHEEQLRSEMVDEINKQVVANNRRLQDQAAQFQDIISQEQEKQKSIVKKVKAARKDAQKAAQRYDEMILENESLLSKLEELKVNSMRIFLEKQEAQRELDALRPSRVAATRRL, encoded by the coding sequence ATGGGTTCAAGTGTTACTGTCTGTTGTCTCGTGGAAGTTAGCATTTGTAGTGTCGGCTCATTCAGGAGTGGGTTTAACATGTCTAAGAAACACCAGGGGGCGGAGAACATTCGGGTGGTTATTCGCTGCCGTAATCTGTTGGGATTTGAAACAGAGAGGGGTGACAAGGCCCTTGTGCGGCTTGATCTTGCTACTAACCAGGTTATCGTGCAGCATCCAATTGGTGACGCTgatgtttttgcatttgaTGCCGTATATAACAACACTTACACCCAGCGTGATCTCTTTCTGCAGGAGGTGCAGCCGCTTGTTGAGGCGGTTTTGCAAGGGTATAACGCAACGGTCTTTGCTTATGGACAGTCTGGCTCCGGTAAGACACACACAATGACTGGTAAACTGAATGATCAGGAAATGTGGGGTATGATGCCGCAGGTTGTAAATCACCTCTTCAACGAGATCAAGAAACTTACGTCAGCAACAAGAACGTACAAAGTAAAGGTCTCTTATATAGAATTGTATAACGGCAAATCGCGCGACCTCCTTTCAGCTAAACAGGGTAATCTTGAGATTAAACAGAATATGGCGAAAAACTTCTACGTCAAGGGTGCGGAGATGCCGGAGGTGACGAACTTTGGTGAGGCTCTTCGTTGGTTTAACGCTGGAACGGATCGTCGACAGACCGCATCAACGGACCTTAACGATAATAGCAGTCGATCGCACTCGCTATTTACCCTCCAGGTGGAACAGTTTGACTTTGAACAGGATCCCAGCGCACCGATAGTTCTCACGAGCAAAATTAACCTCGTGGACCTTGCTGGGTCGGAGAAGCTAAGTAAGACAAACGCTACCGGAGAAACCGCAAAGGAGGGTTGCAACATTAACTTGTCACTTTCTGCGCTGGCAACTGTCATCGACACTATTGTGAAGGGAGGCAAGCACATTCCCTACCGTGGATCGCCCTTGACGATGCTCCTGAAGGACTCGTTAGGTGGAAACGCGAAGACTGTTATGTTTGCTAACATTGGTCCTTCGGACAAGAATATTTCCGAAACTATATCCACTCTTAGATTTGCTCTTCGAGCGAAGGAGATCGAGAACAAACCTATCAAGAACTTGGACCCAAAGGATGCACGCATCCAGGACTTACTTGACCAAATTGCAGATCTGAAGAGTCGCATGGGAGATGTTGATCTCAACAAAGAGGACCAACTTAAACAGCGCATAGAGGAACTAGAGATTGAAAATGCGGATCTCCGTGGGGGTAGTGACAAGAACAATCTCGAACTTGAAGAAAATTGCCGGAATCTTCAGGCACAATTGGAGAAGGTAAATGAAGCGCTTGTAGAGAAGCAGAAAGAGGTTGCGAAGGAGGTAGACGCCCGTGCGATGGTGGAGTGGAATCTTCAAAATGAAACGAGCCATGTTCAGGACTTGCGCTCTGTTGCTATTAATTTTATCAGGCGGGTCTGTTCAGAGAGTCAGTTGAAAGATATACGCGCCAAAATGCCCCAGGATGGTTCGTATAACGTTAAGGACGAAACATGGGACGTGAAAGAGATACGGTTCTGCCTTGACGAGTTCACTGCAATGTATGAATCAATGAGAACATCGTCGTACACGCGGGAGGACTTGGAGCAGTACGCACAGAAGGCAGCGGTGAGCCTCCAAGAGCAGGCACAGCGGCAACTCCATGAGGCTGTGCGCTCCCGTGACGAGTTGGCGCGGCAGCGCCAGGAGGACTCTGCTAAGCGGGCTGCTGAAAGTGAGTTACTCTCGCAGCTGAAGGTGGAGGTTAATTCTCTCAAGGATGAAAACGCGAAGTTGCGCGATAAGATTGAGCGCGATCAGGAACGGATTAAAGCCAAGGTGGCTAAGAGTAAAGAGGAATATAAGACAGTGGCGGAGCAGTTGGAGCGCACCAAGTCCGTGGTaacagagaaggagagggacaTAGAGCGGTTGAAGAAGATGCTCGAAGAAAGTGGTAGCAGCACGCCGGGAAACACGCAGTCAGCGTGGGCTACCAGCGAGGAACGCGCCAATCTCTTGCGAAtgttggaggaggagaaaaatgcaaggaaGGATTTAGAGTCGTGTGTGAGGGAGACGAACGTTTCGCTTCGTCGGTACGGTGTGTGTATCAGCCAGTCCAAAGCTCCTGCAACTAGTGAGGGTGAATCCGCTGCCGAGAATGCCGAAGCCTTCATTCTCCAGGCTGCATCTGAAGAGCCTATTGACGGTGACCTCTATTCTCAGTTCCAGCAGCAGATACGAGTGATGCAGCGCCTGACACAACTTCGtcaccagcagcagaagaaacTAGGCGATATGGTAAAGAAATACGAGCTCCTCAAGACAGGAAAGGTAACCTCGAATCACGTCGCCCCGCCCGGAGCTGCGGCGCAAGGGGGTGGTGTGGATGAAACAACGGCTCAGCAAATCAAAGAGTTACTGCGGAAGAAAGATGATGAAATTGAACGGAtaacacaagaaaaggagaagacCTGTGATAAGATTGTGAAAAAGCTGAACAAAAGTGAAATGAAAATCAGGGAGTTGGAGACAGCACTCGAAGAGGAACGTGCACAATTTACAGAGGAGCGTCAGGTGCTGGATAGTGAGAATCAGGAACTTCAGAAATTCAACCAGCAGCTGTCCGTAGAAGTGGAGATGCTTCGTGCTCAGCTGAATGTTGTTAAGGAGGAGATGTCCTCTTTGGAGCGAGCGAAGGCGGCTGAGTTGGAGCGgtggaaagaagaggaagaggactACAACACGCGGATTAATGAGATGCGTTCCAGCATGTCTGCGTACGATGAGCTGCAAAAGAGCTATGATCggttgcagcagcaactccAGCACGCCGAGGCTGCACTGAAAGAGAAGACTGACAATCTCGAAAATAATAGGCAGATTATTAAGTGGTCGAATTCCCTCCTTTCTgcggagaaagagaaggtgGAGCAAATggaaatgatgatgaagcgacaggaggaggagatgcgCCGGCATGAGGAGCAACTTCGCTCTGAAATGGTGGATGAGATCAATAAGCAGGTGGTGGCGAACAACCGCCGCCTACAGGACCAGGCCGCCCAGTTTCAGGATATTATTTCtcaagaacaagaaaaacagaagtCTATCGTAAAGAAGGTTAAAGCCGCAAGAAAAGACGCCCAAAAAGCAGCGCAACGGTACGATGAGATGATTCTGGAGAATGAGTCACTGTTGTCCAAGCTGGAGGAGTTGAAGGTGAACTCTATGCGTATCTTCTTGGAAAAACAGGAGGCACAAAGGGAGCTGGACGCGTTACGTCCGTCACGAGTCGCCGCGACGCGGCGTCTCTGA
- a CDS encoding ATP-dependent DEAD/H RNA helicase, putative has translation MDIFSALSTGAKFEPKKHGTAIKRFRQASGNREQTGALNLVSLSRGSVELPTPSHTLEIFGVPKRMRCQETSAEGDEESRGRCDTDTSSAATGHKPLKNMSVKRRRNIWRKNELDVTGMDVPQPIEHFSQLLRPPLSLDECLISNLFERNHRIPTPIQMQTIPCLVQGRDVLACAPTGSGKTVAFLIPMFARLGKPDRDAGVRALIITPTMELAEQIEREAFFLLKGKRWKLVQHGQTTRNKDIFITTPGRVSTLLERKLVDLSNIQYLVFDEGDRLWDSSTDNLRVMDIVLTACTYKEKVVALFTATLSEKIEAAARSVMGPDPVRIIVSGRAKANKNVKQELVFCGNELGKVVAIRNIVREGVTPPVLIFVQSIERTKELHEEIQCQGLRIAIMNAKMTHEERDETMMNFRLGKIWVLVTTELLSRGIDFKNVGTVINFDIPTTVESYIHRVGRCGRAGKTGKAITFFTEDDKHRIPPIARVMKESGSPIEDWMLEIKTHRSVRRRLQRTTPHRMIVSTRKRMLVADQRMKRQLRRLEYENAQKAGGQGVEEVQ, from the coding sequence ATGGATATATTTAGTGCTCTTTCCACGGGAGCCAAATTTGAGCCCAAGAAACATGGAACTGCCATAAAGCGCTTCCGGCAGGCAAGTGGCAACAGGGAACAAACGGGGGCCCTGAATCTTGTGAGCCTTTCTCGAGGTAGCGTAGAGCTCCCAACGCCCAGCCATACCCTCGAAATATTTGGTGTGCCAAAGAGGATGAGGTGCCAGGAAACTTCCGCCGAGGGGGACGAGGAGTCCAGAGGACGGTGTGACACAGATACTTCCAGTGCTGCAACTGGTCACAAACCTCTTAAAAACATGTCCGTGAAGAGGAGACGTAACATTTGGAGAAAGAATGAACTGGATGTCACAGGTATGGACGTACCGCAGCCTATTGAACACTTCTCCCAACTCCTCAGGCCCCCACTTTCGCTTGATGAGTGTCTCATCTCCAATCTCTTTGAGCGGAACCACCGTATCCCGACTCCAATACAGATGCAGACTATTCCTTGCTTGGTTCAGGGGAGGGATGTGCTAGCGTGCGCCCCCACAGGGTCCGGCAAAACAGTTGCGTTTCTTATCCCCATGTTTGCTCGTTTGGGGAAACCTGATAGGGATGCCGGGGTGCGTGCGTTGATAATTACCCCCACAATGGAACTGGCAGAGCAAATCGAGCGAGAGgcgttttttctcctcaaagggaaaaggtggaaGTTGGTCCAACACGGGCAGACAACTCGAAACAAGGACATATTTATTACCACGCCTGGACGGGTGTCGACGTTACTAGAGAGGAAGTTAGTTGATCTTAGTAACATTCAGTATCTCGTTTTTGACGAAGGAGATCGTCTGTGGGACTCTTCGACTGACAATCTCAGGGTGATGGATATTGTCCTTACGGCGTGCACTTATAAGGAGAAggttgttgctttgtttaCAGCCACATTAAGTGAAAAAATTGAAGCAGCTGCACGATCTGTGATGGGTCCCGATCCTGTTCGGATCATCGTTTCTGGTCGTGCGAAGGCGAACAAGAATGTGAAGCAGGAACTTGTGTTCTGTGGTAATGAGCTTGGGAAGGTTGTGGCGATACGTAACATTGTGCGTGAGGGTGTGACACCACCTGTGCTTATCTTCGTTCAGAGCATCGAGCGAACAAAGGAGCTTCATGAAGAGATACAATGCCAGGGGCTTCGTATTGCCATTATGAATGCGAAGATGACACATGAGGAACGAGACGAGACTATGATGAATTTCCGGCTTGGAAAAATATGGGTACTCGTGACTACTGAGCTTCTTTCACGGGGCATAGACTTCAAGAACGTTGGCACGGTTATAAATTTTGATATACCGACGACGGTGGAGTCCTACATCCACCGCGTTGGGAGGTGTGGAAGGGCTGGGAAGACAGGTAAGGCCATAACATTTTTTACTGAGGACGACAAACATCGTATCCCCCCTATCGCCCGTGTGATGAAAGAATCTGGGAGCCCCATCGAGGATTGGATGTTGGAAATAAAGACTCACCGTAGTGTCCGCCGCCGACTTCAGCGCACTACACCGCATCGGATGATAGTCAGTACAAGAAAGAGGATGCTCGTTGCGGATCAGCGAATGAAGCGGCAACTTCGGCGACTAGAGTACGAAAATGCACAAAAGGCTGGAGGCCAAGGCGTGGAAGAGGTGCAGTAG
- a CDS encoding ubiquitin carrier protein, putative: MSTDRSSRRKEMDFMKLMNGPRKVHPSDSVSEFWVEFCGPEGTPYEDGVWYIHVQLPAEYPFKSPSIGFSNRIFHPNVDESSGSVCLDVINQTWTPMYELHNIFDVFLPQLLRYPNASDPLNSAAASKLIHDPIGYVTFVQDHVAEYATRRVALQSIPSGFRPQGNGASSAAEVKNNISSEEDSTATPKGLTEITTPHVVSEGGEEEEYQPDAIDI; encoded by the coding sequence ATGTCCACTGACCGTTCATCTCGTCGCAAGGAAATGGACTTCATGAAACTCATGAATGGTCCGCGAAAGGTGCACCCATCGGACTCCGTCTCCGAGTTTTGGGTGGAGTTTTGTGGTCCTGAGGGAACTCCATACGAAGATGGCGTATGGTACATCCACGTGCAACTTCCCGCAGAGTATCCCTTCAAATCTCCATCCATCGGTTTTAGCAATCGTATTTTCCATCCAAATGTGGATGAGTCGAGCGGTTCTGTTTGCCTCGATGTAATTAACCAAACATGGACACCGATGTATGAACTTCACAACATTTTTGATGTGTTCCTCCCGCAGCTGCTACGGTACCCTAATGCCTCTGATCCCTTAAACTCTGCGGCTGCAAGTAAGTTAATTCACGACCCTATTGGCTACGTTACATTTGTGCAAGATCACGTAGCGGAGTATGCGACACGGAGGGTTGCACTGCAAAGTATTCCTTCAGGTTTCCGGCCTCAGGGTAACGGCGCGTCCTCAGCAGCGGAGGTTAAAAATAACATATCCAGTGAGGAGGATTCCACCGCTACTCCTAAAGGACTGACAGAAATCACAACTCCGCATGTTGTAAGtgaaggaggggaggaagaggagtatCAACCTGACGCAATTGACATCTAA
- a CDS encoding profilin, putative, protein MSWQSYVDDSLVGSGFMHSAAIVGLADGSYWAYGGTYVPQPEEVTHILKCLENFSLVQSSGVTICGVKFFGLQSGSEGQMKYIFFKKGAAGGCIYTSKQTAIIAVYGNPGDASALQQDLQKTEATYVAVNPADCNTTVKRIAEYLISLDY, encoded by the coding sequence ATGTCGTGGCAGTCCTACGTCGACGACAGCCTTGTTGGCAGTGGTTTCATGCACAGCGCAGCGATCGTTGGTCTTGCTGATGGGAGTTACTGGGCATATGGAGGAACATATGTGCCGCAGCCTGAGGAGGTGACACACATTCTCAAGTGTCTGGAGAATTTCTCGCTCGTACAAAGTTCCGGTGTAACCATCTGTGGTGTCAAGTTCTTCGGTCTTCAGTCAGGATCCGAAGGTCAGATGAAGTACATATTCTTTAAGAAAGGAGCCGCAGGGGGTTGCATATACACTTCCAAACAAACTGCTATTATTGCTGTTTACGGCAACCCTGGTGATGCATCAGCCTTGCAGCAGGATCTCCAGAAGACCGAAGCTACATATGTGGCTGTCAATCCGGCAGACTGCAACACGACAGTAAAGAGAATTGCGGAGTATTTGATTAGCTTGGACTACTGA
- a CDS encoding U3 small nucleolar ribonucleoprotein protein IMP3, putative → MVRDTSRHVSVVKSRPTKEAVKEQETALKRSKRSKFTPKSSHSKGNPIHRTLKYHEKKLLRKHDFMQYPQDNWHEPFCITKYHLEDREDYRRYLRLVGLIRQLLTHLRYLPADSKIRIQITQQILDKLYAMGLINEKLGLAEVDKVGVEVFCKRRLPTVLRDLNMAPNCKIAADFVHHGHVRVGTSQIRDPAFLVPRDLEDYVTWMPGSKVKQHVDTFNVQRDDYE, encoded by the coding sequence ATGGTGCGGGACACGAGTCGACATGTGTCTGTTGTAAAATCCAGACCGACCAAGGAGGCAGTGAAGGAGCAGGAAACAGCTTTGAAGCGCAGTAAGCGCAGCAAATTCACACCGAAATCTTCCCACAGTAAAGGGAACCCCATCCACAGAACGTTGAAGTATCATGAGAAGAAGCTCCTCCGCAAGCATGATTTCATGCAATACCCGCAAGACAATTGGCACGAGCCCTTCTGTATTACAAAATATCATTTAGAGGATCGTGAAGATTACCGCCGTTACCTGCGTCTAGTGGGACTCATTCGACAACTGTTGACACATCTTCGCTACCTCCCAGCTGATAGTAAGATACGGATACAAATAACGCAACAGATTCTGGACAAACTTTATGCTATGGGTTTGATTAACGAAAAACTTGGACTTGCTGAGGTTGACAAGGTCGGTGTCGAAGTATTTTGTAAGCGGCGGCTTCCAACAGTTCTCCGTGATCTTAACATGGCTCCTAACTGCAAGATTGCGGCAGATTTTGTGCATCATGGCCATGTGAGAGTAGGAACTTCTCAAATTAGGGACCCCGCGTTTCTTGTTCCAAGAGACTTGGAGGATTACGTCACGTGGATGCCCGGTTCAAAGGTGAAGCAACACGTGGACACATTTAACGTACAGCGGGACGATTACGAGTAA
- a CDS encoding centrin, putative, protein MEGPKLKGAARCAAVEKVESKTQLSIAISEKHKAQLREAFDFFDSDGTGRINAQDVKVAFCALGYEVGKEELTHLLRQVGASTTGVIDFNDFYSVIIAKIMQRENRSEAIRAFKLIDTGEKGYINVDDLRPIAASLQMNLTDDELAEMVLFAHPSATYSKADTEMKDPLTVSEEEFLKLMNRAHVY, encoded by the coding sequence ATGGAAGGGCCCAAGTTAAAGGGCGCGGCGAGATGTGCGGCAGTGGAGAAGGTTGAGTCTAAAACACAACTGTCAATAGCCATATCTGAGAAGCATAAGGCACAACTGCGAGAGGCGTTTGATTTCTTTGACTCAGACGGTACTGGCCGCATCAATGCGCAGGATGTTAAAGTTGCTTTTTGCGCTCTTGGCTATGAGGTGGGGAAGGAGGAGTTAACTCACCTCCTTCGACAGGTTGGCGCGTCCACTACTGGAGTGATTGACTTCAATGATTTTTACAGCGTTATTATCGCGAAAATAATGCAACGTGAAAATCGTTCTGAGGCTATACGTGCCTTCAAATTAATAGATACAGGTGAGAAGGGGTATATAAATGTAGATGATCTTCGTCCCATCGCTGCCTCGCTACAAATGAACTTGACAGATGATGAATTGGCGGAGATGGTTCTCTTCGCACATCCTTCTGCAACGTACAGTAAAGCTGACACGGAAATGAAGGACCCTCTCACAGTGAGCGAGGAGGAGTTCCTGAAGCTAATGAATCGAGCCCATGtgtactaa